Below is a genomic region from Treponema sp. OMZ 798.
CAATCGGCCGGTCATAGGTTTCCAGATACCCGCTTGTTTGAAGCCTTTTTAAGACCGGGTATAAGGTAGATTCCGATATGGGAAGAAGGCTTTTAACGTCCTGTGTCAACTTGTAGCCGTAAGAATCCGAATCTTTTAAAAGGGCTAAAACGCAGGCTTCAAGCAAGCCGGTGTTTATCGAAAAAATCATTCAATTAACCTCCTTAGTATATTTGATATTATATAATATCTTTTATCATATTATTTATATTTATATATTATATAAAATATAATATTATGTCAAGTATACCTATAAATTTTTATAAAAAAATTTGACAAGTTTATGATTTTATGTTATCATTCTTAGCTTGGGAGATTATAAAATGAAAAAAATTATTTTTACGGCAATTTTTTTTATGTTTGTTGCAACTTTTTGTTTTTCTCAAGACCCTGTTATCGGTTTATGGAAAAGCGTGGATGAAAAAACGAATAAGGTTACGGGAGTCTGGAAAATCTATGAAAAAGACGGGAAACTTTTTGGTGAGATGCTTGTTACTATAGGACATCATCCGCAGGAAGCTGCAAGTTCTTGTAAAGA
It encodes:
- a CDS encoding PadR family transcriptional regulator; this translates as MIFSINTGLLEACVLALLKDSDSYGYKLTQDVKSLLPISESTLYPVLKRLQTSGYLETYDRPIDGRNRKYYKITPAGLRQHELYIEEWKSYKDLIDKIFKGTAL